In Elaeis guineensis isolate ETL-2024a chromosome 1, EG11, whole genome shotgun sequence, a genomic segment contains:
- the LOC105061106 gene encoding flavonol 3-O-glucosyltransferase UGT89B1, giving the protein MANSQDFRRQPVHLLLVPLPAQGHLIPLLDLAHHLSNRFAAVGAALSLTVVVTLANLPLLDSFLSAVPSARPLALPLPAHPSVPAGVEHIRDLPPQASTAAAFVRALSLLSPDVLRWARSHPHPPSALLSDFLLGWTNRLAVDLEVPRLIFYSSGAFAVSVIDHVWLRMPRREDGDGPNALTVLSDLPSSPVFPFDHLPNLWRQFRAGDPDWEFVREGFLANATSSWGAAINTFDALEGPFLAHLKRAYHRVWAVGPISPSGPAAGRGGRSSVPAEEVVAWLDACPPRSVVYVCFGSQYTPTEKQGRALAAALERSGVRFVWAIGGGGAVVPEGFEGRVVGRGLVVRGWAPQVEILNHVAVGAFVTHCGWNSVLEAVAAGVVLLAWPMRADQFANARLVVEELGVAVRVGEGEEGTPEPEDLARVMAEAVAEVAWPEMRVRAAALGRKAAEAVAEGGSSYRNLEQMVRELSELRT; this is encoded by the coding sequence ATGGCGAATTCCCAGGACTTTCGTCGTCAACCCGTCCACCTCCTCCTCGTTCCGCTGCCGGCCCAGGGCCACCTCATCCCCCTCCTCGACCTCGCCCACCACCTCTCCAACCGCTTCGCCGCCGTCGGCGCCGCCCTCTCCCTCACCGTTGTCGTCACCCTGGCCAACCTCCCCCTCCTTGACTCCTTCCTGTCCGCTGTCCCCTCCGCCAGGCCCCTCGCCCTTCCCCTCCCCGCCCACCCTTCCGTCCCCGCCGGCGTCGAGCACATACGCGACCTCCCTCCCCAGGCCTCCACCGCCGCCGCCTTCGTCCGCGCCCTCTCCCTCCTCAGCCCCGACGTACTCCGCTGGGCCCGATCCCATCCCCACCCCCCATCCGCCCTCCTCTCCGACTTCTTGCTCGGCTGGACCAACCGCCTTGCCGTCGACCTCGAAGTTCCCCGCCTTATCTTCTACTCCTCCGGCGCCTTCGCCGTCTCCGTCATCGACCACGTCTGGCTCCGCATGCCCCGCCGCGAGGATGGCGACGGCCCCAACGCCCTCACCGTCCTTTCTGACCTCCCCTCTTCTCCGGTCTTCCCCTTCGACCACCTTCCCAACCTCTGGCGCCAGTTCAGGGCCGGCGACCCGGACTGGGAGTTCGTGCGGGAGGGCTTCCTCGCCAACGCCACCAGCAGCTGGGGGGCGGCCATCAACACCTTCGACGCCCTCGAGGGCCCCTTCCTTGCCCACCTAAAGCGGGCCTATCACCGCGTCTGGGCGGTGGGGCCCATCTCCCCGTCCGGTCCCGCGGCTGGGCGCGGTGGCCGGAGCTCCGTCCCGGCGGAGGAGGTGGTGGCTTGGCTTGACGCGTGCCCGCCGCGGTCGGTGGTGTACGTCTGCTTCGGGAGCCAGTACACGCCGACGGAGAAGCAGGGGCGGGCGCTGGCGGCGGCGCTGGAGCGCAGCGGGGTGCGTTTTGTGTGGGCCATCGGCGGTGGCGGGGCTGTGGTGCCGGAGGGCTTCGAGGGGCGGGTGGTGGGACGGGGGCTGGTTGTCCGGGGCTGGGCGCCGCAGGTGGAGATACTAAACCATGTGGCCGTGGGGGCGTTCGTGACGCACTGCGGGTGGAACTCGGTTCTGGAGGCGGTGGCGGCGGGGGTGGTGCTTCTGGCATGGCCGATGCGGGCGGACCAGTTCGCGAACGCGAGGCTAGTGGTGGAGGAGTTGGGGGTGGCAGTGAGGGTCGGGGAGGGGGAGGAGGGGACGCCGGAGCCGGAGGATCTGGCGAGGGTGATGGCGGAGGCCGTGGCGGAGGTGGCGTGGCCGGAGATGAGGGTCCGGGCGGCGGCGCTGGGGAGGAAGGCGGCGGAGGCTGTGGCAGAAGGGGGGAGCTCGTACCGGAATCTGGAGCAAATGGTCAGGGAGCTCTCCGAGCTGCGTACTTAG